The Helianthus annuus cultivar XRQ/B chromosome 16, HanXRQr2.0-SUNRISE, whole genome shotgun sequence genome includes a window with the following:
- the LOC110919675 gene encoding uncharacterized protein LOC110919675, which yields MGDKPNPPKPQTLHLAYTVTNIKNMIPPLDGTDVTYPTWVKLFKLHAVGYDVLNHIDGSPTPDKTSADYPSWKKIDAVVLQWIYGTLNKEFLVRVLEDESTTFEAWKRVKNLFLNNKGPRAASLQHELTNITLTSMPSLEACCQRIRELVDQLTAVDCPVNNTQRILHLVNGLPREYDTTASILNQTLPPWEEAVERLQSDARRIAARDKLTPTPPVAATDTPVIAAAMSNNSSRENPTNNHSAQPNNRNRSNRNTNRPNRNA from the coding sequence ATGGGTGACAAACCCAACCCCCCAAAACCACAGACTCTCCACCTGGCTTACACCGTCACAAACATCAAAAACATGATTCCTCCTCTTGACGGTACCGATGTCACATACCCCACGTGGGTAAAACTATTCAAGCTCCACGCCGTCGGGTACGATGTGCTTAATCACATCGACGGTTCGCCGACACCCGACAAAACCTCCGCCGACTACCCTTCATGGAAGAAGATTGATGCGGTTGTTCTACAGTGGATTTACGGGACCCTCAACAAGGAGTTTCTCGTAAGGGTCCTTGAAGATGAGTCCACGACATTTGAAGCCTGGAAAAGGGTCAAAAACTTATTCTTAAACAACAAAGGACCCCGAGCCGCGTCTCTCCAGCACGAACTCACGAACATAACACTCACATCCATGCCGAGTCTTGAAGCCTGCTGCCAACGTATTCGCGAACTCGTGGATCAACTTACTGCTGTCGACTGCCCCGTCAATAATACCCAGCGAATCTTGCACCTCGTTAACGGCTTACCCCGTGAGTATGATACGACCGCCTCCATCCTCAATCAGACCCTTCCACCATGGGAAGAGGCTGTTGAACGTCTCCAATCTGATGCACGGCGTATTGCGGCGCGTGATAAACTCACCCCTACCCCACCAGTTGCCGCCACCGACACCCCGGTCATTGCTGCTGCCATGTCTAATAATTCCAGCCGAGAAAACCCCACCAACAACCACTCTGCCCAGCCCAATAACCGCAACCGTTCCAATCGGAACACAAACCGGCCCAACAGAAATGCATAA